One window of the Canis lupus familiaris isolate Mischka breed German Shepherd chromosome 29, alternate assembly UU_Cfam_GSD_1.0, whole genome shotgun sequence genome contains the following:
- the E2F5 gene encoding transcription factor E2F5 isoform X2 — translation MAAAEPAGSGQQATPGQGQGQRPQPPPPQAQPPPPPPPPPLAGGSSRHEKSLGLLTTKFVSLLQEAKDGVLDLKAAADTLAVRQKRRIYDITNVLEGIDLIEKKSKNSIQWKGVGAGCNTKEVIDRLRYLKAEIEDLELKERELDQQKLWLQQSIKNVMDDSINNRFSYVTHEDICNCFNGDTLLAIQAPSGTQLEVPIPEMGQNGQKKYQINLKSHSGPIHVLLINKESSSSKPVVFPVPPPDDLTQPSSQPSTPVTAQKSNIATQNLPEHVSERSQNLQQTPATDLSSGSISGDIIDELMSSDVFPLLRLSPTPADDYNFNLDDNEGVCDLFDVQILNY, via the exons ATGGCGGCGGCGGAGCCCGCGGGCTCGGGCCAGCAGGCGACgccgggccagggccagggccagcggccgcagcccccgcccccgcaggcgcagcccccgccgccgccgccgccgcctccgctcGCGGGCGGCAGCAGCAGGCACGAGAAGAGCCTGGGGCTCCTCACCACCAAGTTCGTGTCGCTGCTGCAGGAGGCCAAGGACGGCGTCCTGGATCTCAAAGCG gctgCAGATACTCTGGCTGTGAGACAAAAGAGAAGAATTTATGATATCACCAATGTCTTGGAGGGAATTGACCTGattgaaaaaaagtcaaaaaacagTATACAATGGAA AGGTGTAGGTGCTGGCTGTAATACTAAAGAAGTCATAGATAGATTAAGATATCTTAAAGCTGAAATTGAAGATCTAGAACTGAAGGAAAGAGAACTTGATCAGCAGAAGTTGTGGCTACAGCAAAGCATCAAAAATGTGATGGACGACTCCATTAATAATAG ATTTTCCTATGTAACTCATGAAGACATCTGTAATTGCTTTAATG GTGATACACTTTTGGCCATTCAAGCACCTTCTGGTACTCAGCTGGAGGTACCTATCCCAGAAATG GGTCAGAATGGACAAAAGAAATACCAGATCAATCTAAAGAGTCATTCAGGACCTATCCACGTGCTGCTTATAAATAAAGAGTCCAGTTCGTCTAAGCCTGTGGTTTTTCCTGTCCCCCCACCTGATGACCTCACACAACCCTCCTCTCAGCCCTCCACTCCCGTGACTGCACAGAAATCCAACATAGCAACCCAGAATCTGCCTGAACATGTCTCCGAAAGAAGCCAAAATCTTCAACAGACACCAGCCACAGACTTATCATCAG GATCTATTAGTGGAGATATCATTGATGAGTTAATGTCTTCTGATG TGTTTCCTCTCTTACGGCTTTCTCCTACCCCGGCAGATGACTACAACTTTAATTTAGATGATAATGAAGGAGTTTGTGATCTGTTTGATGTCCAGATACTAAATTATTAG
- the E2F5 gene encoding transcription factor E2F5 isoform X1, with protein MAAAEPAGSGQQATPGQGQGQRPQPPPPQAQPPPPPPPPPLAGGSSRHEKSLGLLTTKFVSLLQEAKDGVLDLKAAADTLAVRQKRRIYDITNVLEGIDLIEKKSKNSIQWKGVGAGCNTKEVIDRLRYLKAEIEDLELKERELDQQKLWLQQSIKNVMDDSINNRFSYVTHEDICNCFNGDTLLAIQAPSGTQLEVPIPEMGQNGQKKYQINLKSHSGPIHVLLINKESSSSKPVVFPVPPPDDLTQPSSQPSTPVTAQKSNIATQNLPEHVSERSQNLQQTPATDLSSAGSISGDIIDELMSSDVFPLLRLSPTPADDYNFNLDDNEGVCDLFDVQILNY; from the exons ATGGCGGCGGCGGAGCCCGCGGGCTCGGGCCAGCAGGCGACgccgggccagggccagggccagcggccgcagcccccgcccccgcaggcgcagcccccgccgccgccgccgccgcctccgctcGCGGGCGGCAGCAGCAGGCACGAGAAGAGCCTGGGGCTCCTCACCACCAAGTTCGTGTCGCTGCTGCAGGAGGCCAAGGACGGCGTCCTGGATCTCAAAGCG gctgCAGATACTCTGGCTGTGAGACAAAAGAGAAGAATTTATGATATCACCAATGTCTTGGAGGGAATTGACCTGattgaaaaaaagtcaaaaaacagTATACAATGGAA AGGTGTAGGTGCTGGCTGTAATACTAAAGAAGTCATAGATAGATTAAGATATCTTAAAGCTGAAATTGAAGATCTAGAACTGAAGGAAAGAGAACTTGATCAGCAGAAGTTGTGGCTACAGCAAAGCATCAAAAATGTGATGGACGACTCCATTAATAATAG ATTTTCCTATGTAACTCATGAAGACATCTGTAATTGCTTTAATG GTGATACACTTTTGGCCATTCAAGCACCTTCTGGTACTCAGCTGGAGGTACCTATCCCAGAAATG GGTCAGAATGGACAAAAGAAATACCAGATCAATCTAAAGAGTCATTCAGGACCTATCCACGTGCTGCTTATAAATAAAGAGTCCAGTTCGTCTAAGCCTGTGGTTTTTCCTGTCCCCCCACCTGATGACCTCACACAACCCTCCTCTCAGCCCTCCACTCCCGTGACTGCACAGAAATCCAACATAGCAACCCAGAATCTGCCTGAACATGTCTCCGAAAGAAGCCAAAATCTTCAACAGACACCAGCCACAGACTTATCATCAG CAGGATCTATTAGTGGAGATATCATTGATGAGTTAATGTCTTCTGATG TGTTTCCTCTCTTACGGCTTTCTCCTACCCCGGCAGATGACTACAACTTTAATTTAGATGATAATGAAGGAGTTTGTGATCTGTTTGATGTCCAGATACTAAATTATTAG
- the RBIS gene encoding ribosomal biogenesis factor isoform X2 produces MAKNKLRGQKSRSVFHIASQKNFKSKNKAKPVTTNLKKINIVNDEKVNRVNKAFVDIQKELANFSKGLSLEPLQKQLIPQQCHENEPVNVDEATRLMAQL; encoded by the exons ATGGCCAAGAACAAACTAAGAGGACAGAAGTCCAGGAGTGTATTTCATATAGCCAGCCAAAAAAACTTTAAgtccaaaaacaaagcaaaaccagttACCACTAATCTTAAGAAG ataaacattgtGAATGATGAAAAAGTTAACAGAGTGAATAAAGCTTTTGTAGATATACAAAAGGAACTTGCAAATTTCTCAAAAGGCCTTTCCCTTGAACCTCTGCAGAAACAGCTG ATTCCTCAGCAGTGTCATGAAAATGAACCAGTTAATGTTGATGAAGCAACAAGATTAATGGCTCAGTTGTAA
- the RBIS gene encoding ribosomal biogenesis factor isoform X1: protein MSRVCTMAKNKLRGQKSRSVFHIASQKNFKSKNKAKPVTTNLKKINIVNDEKVNRVNKAFVDIQKELANFSKGLSLEPLQKQLIPQQCHENEPVNVDEATRLMAQL, encoded by the exons acaATGGCCAAGAACAAACTAAGAGGACAGAAGTCCAGGAGTGTATTTCATATAGCCAGCCAAAAAAACTTTAAgtccaaaaacaaagcaaaaccagttACCACTAATCTTAAGAAG ataaacattgtGAATGATGAAAAAGTTAACAGAGTGAATAAAGCTTTTGTAGATATACAAAAGGAACTTGCAAATTTCTCAAAAGGCCTTTCCCTTGAACCTCTGCAGAAACAGCTG ATTCCTCAGCAGTGTCATGAAAATGAACCAGTTAATGTTGATGAAGCAACAAGATTAATGGCTCAGTTGTAA